A section of the Leptospira kobayashii genome encodes:
- a CDS encoding efflux RND transporter permease subunit: MLEKIIQFSIHKRAAVLVVTAVLTILGLYNALHLSIDAIPDVTNVQVSAVTSVPGLSPLEVEQFITYPVELEFNGMPKVTEIRSISRTGVSSVTVIFEDGTDIYFARQLVNERLKQAENFIPKSYGRPELSPVATGLGDIYEIALVSETHTPEELRTMMEWEVARQLRSVKGIIDVNVIGGDAKQFQIKIDPKRLLSMNLTLSHITEALEGANINLGGGYIQKGEEQFVIRGESQFKSVEDISKLSVRTSSDGIPLTLGQIAKVETGPALRFGLSTMNGKREVVGGTAMMLLGSNSLEVVKRVKLKVEEIESKLPKGMKIEVYYDRSEFIGRTLSTVFTNLVEAAIIVLVCLILTLGTVKGAIAVAMAIPVSMLIATILMNMFGIVGNLMSLGALDFGLLVDGSIVMLESTLHGFMIRKTFLITKTSAQDMEDGIEDVIMESCIKVVRASAFSVGIILLVYLPLMTLEGVEGRMFRPMAITVAFALGAALLYSITTFPALMTLIYKKPILHESAFWEKFQNKYSEVLTYGMKFKKQFALTGIGVVLLSFALAGTLGSEFLPRIDEGEIAVDIKRLPSTAINHSRDLNLEMEKILLKFPEVISVVSRQGRGESAAEPIGSEEGESMVKLKPRKEWVTTKDREELMELMKEEISNNVPSTYISLSQPIENRVNALLSGSKADIVIKIYGDDLKTLKTLADNYAGKIKKIPGAADLRVQKLLGLPLLEIKMNRSNMARYGVRAEEILTTIETLRVGFNAGKVYEGYKRFDLIVRLDADVRDIDVIENVPVMTQFGGTVPLGQVTDIVMTEGPAALYHEGLKRRILVEVNVRGRDMIGFVNEVQKATNSIETNLPQGYYVDWGGQFENFTRAKARLGLVIPIAGAIIFGMLFIAFGSVYYALGVFMLVPLSLSGGILSLALRGLPFSIPAAVGFIAAAGISVLNGVVYASALKDQLKITRDPSKAVVQAAVYTLRAVATTELVAIIGFLPMAIASSAGAEVQRPLATVVMGGVLVATILSRFLLPIVFEFLVKLAQRQERRQSEREKKMNEYFLEEMKKYQMEESDHDESHGHHEPEPSQTKKRKGK; this comes from the coding sequence ATGTTAGAAAAAATCATTCAATTTTCCATTCACAAAAGGGCGGCGGTTCTCGTAGTCACTGCGGTTCTTACCATTTTAGGATTGTACAATGCCCTTCATTTGTCGATTGATGCGATTCCTGACGTAACAAACGTTCAAGTATCCGCAGTGACTTCCGTTCCGGGGCTTTCTCCTTTGGAAGTGGAACAGTTTATCACGTACCCGGTGGAATTGGAATTCAACGGAATGCCGAAGGTAACCGAGATTCGTTCGATTTCACGAACAGGTGTTAGTTCCGTAACCGTTATTTTCGAAGATGGAACGGACATCTATTTTGCCAGACAGTTGGTAAACGAAAGGTTGAAGCAGGCGGAAAACTTCATTCCGAAATCCTACGGACGTCCCGAATTGTCTCCTGTGGCGACAGGTCTGGGAGATATTTATGAAATCGCTTTGGTATCCGAAACCCATACCCCTGAAGAACTCCGAACCATGATGGAATGGGAAGTGGCTCGCCAGCTAAGATCCGTTAAGGGAATTATCGACGTGAACGTAATCGGGGGAGATGCAAAACAGTTCCAGATCAAGATCGATCCCAAACGACTCCTTTCCATGAATCTGACTCTTTCCCATATCACGGAAGCTTTGGAAGGCGCCAATATCAACTTAGGCGGTGGATACATTCAAAAGGGAGAAGAGCAGTTTGTTATTCGTGGAGAAAGTCAGTTTAAGTCCGTAGAAGATATCAGTAAACTTTCCGTTCGTACTTCTTCCGACGGGATTCCTTTGACTCTCGGTCAAATTGCTAAAGTGGAAACGGGCCCCGCACTTCGTTTCGGTCTTTCAACGATGAATGGAAAGAGAGAGGTTGTCGGTGGAACCGCAATGATGTTACTCGGTAGTAACTCGCTCGAAGTTGTAAAAAGAGTAAAATTAAAAGTAGAAGAAATTGAAAGTAAACTGCCAAAAGGAATGAAAATCGAAGTTTATTACGATCGTTCCGAGTTTATCGGAAGAACTCTGTCTACTGTATTTACCAACCTGGTAGAAGCTGCCATCATCGTACTTGTATGCTTGATTTTGACTCTGGGAACTGTAAAAGGTGCCATCGCTGTGGCGATGGCGATTCCCGTTTCCATGCTCATTGCAACGATTTTAATGAATATGTTCGGAATCGTGGGGAACTTGATGTCACTCGGTGCTCTTGACTTCGGACTACTTGTGGACGGTTCCATAGTGATGTTGGAATCCACATTGCACGGGTTTATGATCCGAAAGACATTTTTAATCACAAAAACTTCCGCCCAGGATATGGAAGACGGGATTGAGGATGTGATCATGGAATCCTGTATCAAAGTAGTAAGGGCTTCCGCTTTCAGTGTGGGAATCATACTACTTGTTTATCTTCCTCTGATGACTTTGGAAGGAGTGGAAGGTAGAATGTTCCGTCCGATGGCGATTACCGTAGCGTTTGCGTTAGGTGCAGCGCTTTTGTATTCCATTACCACATTCCCTGCACTTATGACGTTGATTTATAAGAAGCCGATTCTGCATGAGTCCGCTTTCTGGGAAAAATTCCAAAATAAATATTCCGAAGTTTTGACCTATGGAATGAAATTCAAAAAACAATTCGCTTTGACAGGAATCGGCGTTGTATTACTTTCCTTTGCGCTTGCGGGAACATTAGGTTCAGAATTTTTACCTAGGATCGATGAAGGGGAAATCGCAGTAGATATAAAGAGACTTCCTTCCACTGCCATAAATCATTCGCGAGATTTGAATTTGGAAATGGAAAAGATTCTGCTGAAATTTCCGGAAGTCATTTCCGTAGTTTCCAGACAAGGTAGAGGTGAATCCGCCGCTGAACCGATCGGATCGGAAGAAGGCGAATCTATGGTGAAATTGAAACCAAGGAAAGAATGGGTCACTACGAAAGATAGGGAAGAGTTGATGGAACTCATGAAGGAAGAGATTTCCAATAATGTTCCTTCGACTTATATCAGTTTGTCGCAACCGATTGAAAACAGGGTAAATGCATTACTTTCTGGCTCCAAAGCTGATATTGTAATCAAGATTTACGGTGATGATCTCAAAACTTTAAAAACGCTTGCTGATAATTACGCGGGCAAAATCAAAAAAATTCCCGGAGCAGCCGATCTTAGAGTTCAAAAATTATTGGGGCTTCCTCTTTTGGAAATCAAGATGAATCGTTCCAATATGGCACGATACGGAGTACGTGCCGAAGAAATTTTAACTACCATCGAAACTTTACGCGTTGGATTTAATGCAGGTAAGGTGTACGAAGGATACAAACGATTCGATCTGATCGTCCGGCTTGATGCGGATGTTCGGGATATTGATGTGATCGAGAACGTGCCCGTTATGACTCAGTTTGGCGGAACCGTTCCTTTGGGACAGGTCACTGACATAGTTATGACGGAAGGTCCTGCGGCACTTTATCACGAAGGTTTGAAACGAAGAATTCTCGTGGAAGTAAACGTCCGCGGAAGGGATATGATCGGATTTGTAAACGAAGTCCAGAAAGCAACCAACTCCATAGAGACCAATCTTCCCCAAGGTTATTATGTGGATTGGGGAGGACAGTTTGAAAACTTCACCCGAGCAAAAGCAAGGCTAGGGCTTGTTATCCCGATCGCAGGTGCGATCATTTTCGGAATGTTGTTCATAGCGTTCGGAAGCGTTTATTATGCGTTAGGTGTTTTTATGTTGGTTCCTCTTTCCTTATCGGGAGGGATCTTGTCTCTCGCACTTCGTGGGCTTCCTTTCTCTATTCCTGCGGCAGTCGGGTTTATCGCAGCTGCCGGTATCTCCGTACTGAACGGGGTGGTATATGCATCCGCACTAAAGGATCAGCTGAAAATAACCAGAGATCCGAGTAAAGCAGTAGTCCAAGCGGCAGTCTATACATTGCGGGCGGTAGCTACCACGGAACTTGTGGCCATTATCGGATTTTTGCCGATGGCGATTGCTTCCAGTGCGGGTGCGGAAGTACAGAGACCGCTTGCAACCGTCGTTATGGGAGGGGTACTCGTTGCTACGATACTCTCCCGATTCTTATTGCCGATCGTATTCGAGTTTTTGGTGAAATTGGCGCAAAGACAGGAAAGAAGACAATCGGAAAGAGAGAAAAAGATGAATGAGTATTTTCTGGAAGAAATGAAAAAATACCAAATGGAGGAATCCGATCATGACGAATCTCACGGTCATCATGAACCGGAACCTTCACAGACTAAAAAAAGGAAAGGTAAATGA
- a CDS encoding inorganic pyrophosphatase, which produces MMKPNYYVAHPWHGLELGPKAPDELDVFIELTPQDPVKYEIDKASGFIRVDRPQKYSNRSPTLYGFIPRTYSGDLSGKHCSEVVGRPDIKGDGDPVDICVLSASPINHGNTILTVIPIGGLRMIDKGEADDKIIAVLKGDEVFGLMKDIGDAPKALINKLHHYFLTYKLDPNSPSTGTVEITEVYDRAEALKVIQFGIEDYIKKFVTV; this is translated from the coding sequence ATGATGAAGCCTAATTATTACGTAGCACACCCTTGGCATGGATTGGAATTGGGACCGAAAGCTCCCGATGAGTTGGATGTTTTCATAGAATTGACTCCTCAGGATCCGGTTAAATATGAAATCGATAAAGCATCGGGATTCATTCGGGTGGATCGCCCTCAAAAATATAGCAACCGTTCACCGACACTTTACGGTTTTATTCCTCGTACTTATTCAGGTGATCTGTCCGGAAAACATTGTTCCGAAGTGGTGGGAAGACCTGATATAAAAGGAGACGGAGATCCTGTCGATATATGCGTATTAAGTGCAAGTCCCATCAATCACGGAAATACAATCCTAACAGTGATACCCATCGGAGGACTTCGTATGATTGATAAAGGTGAAGCGGACGACAAAATCATTGCTGTTCTGAAAGGTGACGAAGTGTTCGGTCTTATGAAAGATATAGGCGATGCACCGAAGGCGCTCATCAACAAACTTCATCATTATTTTTTAACTTACAAACTCGATCCGAATTCTCCTTCTACGGGAACTGTGGAAATCACCGAAGTTTATGATCGGGCGGAAGCATTGAAAGTGATCCAGTTCGGAATAGAAGATTATATAAAAAAGTTTGTTACCGTATGA